In a single window of the Lepidochelys kempii isolate rLepKem1 chromosome 21, rLepKem1.hap2, whole genome shotgun sequence genome:
- the SOX13 gene encoding transcription factor SOX-13 isoform X2, with the protein MSMRNPVSPHLELDGAGNMVNCTIKTEEKTDSCHESPQGGPTSSDPHSSDLHGVPLSLRESAEPRTLPQESRSPVSNALDSRRSAFEPAVSSQEKLDFNRNLKEVMPTIEKLLSSDWTERLLGRNTMESKEVKGTQESLAEKELQLLVMINQLSTLRDQLLTAHSEQKNMAAMLFEKQQQQMELARQQQEQASVRCTPPVAPRRRAQANGPWKARLAGIFQLPYHCCFPPRQIAKQQQQLIQQQHKINLLQQQIQQVNMPYVMIPAFPPSHQPLPVTSDSQLALPIQPIPCKPVEYPMQLLHSPPPPTLKRPAGSGHLQMQESSQPLNLTAKPKSSELSSASSSPSLKMSSCRSLTPNHGVTRDLQSSPPSLPLGFLGEGDAITKALQDARQLLHCHSGVTESSLNNPYRKDQMGLDSSSMKERMEETCMHRLDESMLTCDVDGSRHFPESRNNNHIKRPMNAFMVWAKDERRKILQAFPDMHNSSISKILGSRWKSMTNQEKQPYYEEQARLSRQHLEKYPDYKYKPRPKRTCIVEGKRLRVGEYKALMRNRRQDTRQGYLIAPQGSQMQASSSDVLYQRPVSMQLVPPLVEHCLPRSMDPNMPVIVNTRSLKSQEGDGGEDGHSVVDGEMYRYSEGEDSEGEDKSDGELVVLTD; encoded by the exons ATGTCCATGAGGAACCCTGTTTCTCCCCACCTGGAACTCGATGGAGCTGGGAACATGGTGAACTGCACCATCAAGACGGAAGAGAAGACAGACAGCTGCCATGAGTCCCCCCAAGGAGGACCCACCAGCTCCGATCCCCACTCCAGCGATTTGCACGGAGTGCCGCTGTCACTGAGAGAGAGTGCTGAGCCCCGGACTCTTCCACAG GAATCCCGGTCTCCTGTGAGCAATGCGTTAGATTCCAGGAGGTCTGCATTTGAGCCTGCCGTCAGCAGCCAGGAAAAGTTAGATTTCAACAGAAACTTGAAAGAGG TTATGCCAACCATTGAGAAGTTACTCTCCAGTGACTGGACAGAAAGGCTTCTGGGTAGAAACACCATGGAATCCAAAGAGGTGAAAG GAACCCAGGAGAGCTTAGCGGAGAAGGAGCTGCAGTTGCTTGTCATGATCAACCAGCTCTCCACCTTGCGGGACCAGCTGCTGACGGCCCATTCGGAGCAGAAGAACATGGCAGCCATGCTGtttgagaagcagcagcagcagatggagCTGGCTCGGCAGCAACAGGAGCAG GCCTCGGTGCGTTGCACCCCTCCCGTAGCCCCTCGGAGGCGAGCCCAGGCTAATGGCCCTTGGAAGGCTCGGTTAGCCGGCATTTTCCAGCTGCCGTATCATTGCTGTTTCCCCCCCCGACAGAttgccaagcagcagcagcagctcattcaGCAGCAGCACAAGATTAACCTGCTGCAGCAACAGATCCAG caggtCAATATGCCCTATGTGATGATTCCAGCCTTTCCTCCCAGCCACCAGCCTCTCCCTGTGACCTCAGACTCCCAGCTAGCACTTCCCATCCAGCCCATCCCTTGCAAGCCAG TGGAGTACCCCATGCAGTTGCTGCACAGCCCTCCCCCTCCGACACTGAAGAGACCCGCCGGCTCAGGCCACCTCCAGATGCAG gaGTCTTCACAGCCACTGAACCTAACGGCCAAACCCAAAAGCTCTGAGCTCTCCAGTGCCTCCAGCTCACCCAGCTTGAAGATGAGCAGCTGCCGGTCCCTCACTCCTAACCACGGGGTCACGAGAGACCTTCAGTCCAGCCCTCCCAGTCTGCCTCTGG GATTTCTGGGAGAGGGGGACGCCATCACTAAAGCACTCCAGGATGCACGGCAACTCCTGCACTGCCATAGCGGGGTGACTGAGAGCTCTCTGAATAACCCCTACCGGAAG GACCAAATGGGCTTGGATTCCTCGTCCATGAAGGAGCGGATGGAGGAGACGTGCATGCACAGACTGGACGAGTCCATGTTAACCTGCGATGTGGATG GCTCACGACACTTCCCCGAGTCCAGGAACAACAACCACATAAAGCGGCCCATGAATGCTTTCATGGTGTGGGCCAAGGACGAGAGGCGAAAGATTTTGCAGGCCTTCCCGGACATGCACAACTCCAGTATCAGCAAGATCCTGG GATCCCGGTGGAAATCGATGACGAACCAAGAGAAGCAGCCCTATTATGAGGAGCAGGCGCGGCTGAGCCGGCAGCACCTGGAGAAGTATCCCGACTACAAATACAAGCCGCGGCCAAAGCGCACCTGCATTGTGGAGGGGAAGCGGCTGCGCGTGGGCGAGTACAAGGCGCTGATGAGGAACAGACGGCAAGACACCAGGCAGGGCTACTTGATAGC GCCCCAGGGTAGTCAGATGCAAGCCTCTTCATCAGATGTCCTGTACCAGAGGCCGGTGAGCATGCAGCTGGTGCCACCGctggtggagcactgcctgccCCGCAGCATGGACCCCAACATGCCGGTCATTGTCAACACACGCAGCCTCAAGTCGCAAGAGGGTGACGGCGGGGAGGACGGGCACTCGGTGGTGGATGGCGAGATGTACCGGTACAGCGAGGGCGAGGACTCCGAGGGCGAGGACAAGAGCGACGGGGAACTGGTGGTGCTCACAGACTGA
- the SOX13 gene encoding transcription factor SOX-13 isoform X4, whose protein sequence is MIQSGSERMSMRNPVSPHLELDGAGNMVNCTIKTEEKTDSCHESPQGGPTSSDPHSSDLHGVPLSLRESAEPRTLPQESRSPVSNALDSRRSAFEPAVSSQEKLDFNRNLKEVMPTIEKLLSSDWTERLLGRNTMESKEVKGTQESLAEKELQLLVMINQLSTLRDQLLTAHSEQKNMAAMLFEKQQQQMELARQQQEQIAKQQQQLIQQQHKINLLQQQIQVNMPYVMIPAFPPSHQPLPVTSDSQLALPIQPIPCKPVEYPMQLLHSPPPPTLKRPAGSGHLQMQESSQPLNLTAKPKSSELSSASSSPSLKMSSCRSLTPNHGVTRDLQSSPPSLPLGFLGEGDAITKALQDARQLLHCHSGVTESSLNNPYRKDQMGLDSSSMKERMEETCMHRLDESMLTCDVDGSRHFPESRNNNHIKRPMNAFMVWAKDERRKILQAFPDMHNSSISKILGSRWKSMTNQEKQPYYEEQARLSRQHLEKYPDYKYKPRPKRTCIVEGKRLRVGEYKALMRNRRQDTRQGYLIAPQGSQMQASSSDVLYQRPVSMQLVPPLVEHCLPRSMDPNMPVIVNTRSLKSQEGDGGEDGHSVVDGEMYRYSEGEDSEGEDKSDGELVVLTD, encoded by the exons GATGTCCATGAGGAACCCTGTTTCTCCCCACCTGGAACTCGATGGAGCTGGGAACATGGTGAACTGCACCATCAAGACGGAAGAGAAGACAGACAGCTGCCATGAGTCCCCCCAAGGAGGACCCACCAGCTCCGATCCCCACTCCAGCGATTTGCACGGAGTGCCGCTGTCACTGAGAGAGAGTGCTGAGCCCCGGACTCTTCCACAG GAATCCCGGTCTCCTGTGAGCAATGCGTTAGATTCCAGGAGGTCTGCATTTGAGCCTGCCGTCAGCAGCCAGGAAAAGTTAGATTTCAACAGAAACTTGAAAGAGG TTATGCCAACCATTGAGAAGTTACTCTCCAGTGACTGGACAGAAAGGCTTCTGGGTAGAAACACCATGGAATCCAAAGAGGTGAAAG GAACCCAGGAGAGCTTAGCGGAGAAGGAGCTGCAGTTGCTTGTCATGATCAACCAGCTCTCCACCTTGCGGGACCAGCTGCTGACGGCCCATTCGGAGCAGAAGAACATGGCAGCCATGCTGtttgagaagcagcagcagcagatggagCTGGCTCGGCAGCAACAGGAGCAG AttgccaagcagcagcagcagctcattcaGCAGCAGCACAAGATTAACCTGCTGCAGCAACAGATCCAG gtCAATATGCCCTATGTGATGATTCCAGCCTTTCCTCCCAGCCACCAGCCTCTCCCTGTGACCTCAGACTCCCAGCTAGCACTTCCCATCCAGCCCATCCCTTGCAAGCCAG TGGAGTACCCCATGCAGTTGCTGCACAGCCCTCCCCCTCCGACACTGAAGAGACCCGCCGGCTCAGGCCACCTCCAGATGCAG gaGTCTTCACAGCCACTGAACCTAACGGCCAAACCCAAAAGCTCTGAGCTCTCCAGTGCCTCCAGCTCACCCAGCTTGAAGATGAGCAGCTGCCGGTCCCTCACTCCTAACCACGGGGTCACGAGAGACCTTCAGTCCAGCCCTCCCAGTCTGCCTCTGG GATTTCTGGGAGAGGGGGACGCCATCACTAAAGCACTCCAGGATGCACGGCAACTCCTGCACTGCCATAGCGGGGTGACTGAGAGCTCTCTGAATAACCCCTACCGGAAG GACCAAATGGGCTTGGATTCCTCGTCCATGAAGGAGCGGATGGAGGAGACGTGCATGCACAGACTGGACGAGTCCATGTTAACCTGCGATGTGGATG GCTCACGACACTTCCCCGAGTCCAGGAACAACAACCACATAAAGCGGCCCATGAATGCTTTCATGGTGTGGGCCAAGGACGAGAGGCGAAAGATTTTGCAGGCCTTCCCGGACATGCACAACTCCAGTATCAGCAAGATCCTGG GATCCCGGTGGAAATCGATGACGAACCAAGAGAAGCAGCCCTATTATGAGGAGCAGGCGCGGCTGAGCCGGCAGCACCTGGAGAAGTATCCCGACTACAAATACAAGCCGCGGCCAAAGCGCACCTGCATTGTGGAGGGGAAGCGGCTGCGCGTGGGCGAGTACAAGGCGCTGATGAGGAACAGACGGCAAGACACCAGGCAGGGCTACTTGATAGC GCCCCAGGGTAGTCAGATGCAAGCCTCTTCATCAGATGTCCTGTACCAGAGGCCGGTGAGCATGCAGCTGGTGCCACCGctggtggagcactgcctgccCCGCAGCATGGACCCCAACATGCCGGTCATTGTCAACACACGCAGCCTCAAGTCGCAAGAGGGTGACGGCGGGGAGGACGGGCACTCGGTGGTGGATGGCGAGATGTACCGGTACAGCGAGGGCGAGGACTCCGAGGGCGAGGACAAGAGCGACGGGGAACTGGTGGTGCTCACAGACTGA
- the SOX13 gene encoding transcription factor SOX-13 isoform X1 — MIQSGSERMSMRNPVSPHLELDGAGNMVNCTIKTEEKTDSCHESPQGGPTSSDPHSSDLHGVPLSLRESAEPRTLPQESRSPVSNALDSRRSAFEPAVSSQEKLDFNRNLKEVMPTIEKLLSSDWTERLLGRNTMESKEVKGTQESLAEKELQLLVMINQLSTLRDQLLTAHSEQKNMAAMLFEKQQQQMELARQQQEQASVRCTPPVAPRRRAQANGPWKARLAGIFQLPYHCCFPPRQIAKQQQQLIQQQHKINLLQQQIQQVNMPYVMIPAFPPSHQPLPVTSDSQLALPIQPIPCKPVEYPMQLLHSPPPPTLKRPAGSGHLQMQESSQPLNLTAKPKSSELSSASSSPSLKMSSCRSLTPNHGVTRDLQSSPPSLPLGFLGEGDAITKALQDARQLLHCHSGVTESSLNNPYRKDQMGLDSSSMKERMEETCMHRLDESMLTCDVDGSRHFPESRNNNHIKRPMNAFMVWAKDERRKILQAFPDMHNSSISKILGSRWKSMTNQEKQPYYEEQARLSRQHLEKYPDYKYKPRPKRTCIVEGKRLRVGEYKALMRNRRQDTRQGYLIAPQGSQMQASSSDVLYQRPVSMQLVPPLVEHCLPRSMDPNMPVIVNTRSLKSQEGDGGEDGHSVVDGEMYRYSEGEDSEGEDKSDGELVVLTD, encoded by the exons GATGTCCATGAGGAACCCTGTTTCTCCCCACCTGGAACTCGATGGAGCTGGGAACATGGTGAACTGCACCATCAAGACGGAAGAGAAGACAGACAGCTGCCATGAGTCCCCCCAAGGAGGACCCACCAGCTCCGATCCCCACTCCAGCGATTTGCACGGAGTGCCGCTGTCACTGAGAGAGAGTGCTGAGCCCCGGACTCTTCCACAG GAATCCCGGTCTCCTGTGAGCAATGCGTTAGATTCCAGGAGGTCTGCATTTGAGCCTGCCGTCAGCAGCCAGGAAAAGTTAGATTTCAACAGAAACTTGAAAGAGG TTATGCCAACCATTGAGAAGTTACTCTCCAGTGACTGGACAGAAAGGCTTCTGGGTAGAAACACCATGGAATCCAAAGAGGTGAAAG GAACCCAGGAGAGCTTAGCGGAGAAGGAGCTGCAGTTGCTTGTCATGATCAACCAGCTCTCCACCTTGCGGGACCAGCTGCTGACGGCCCATTCGGAGCAGAAGAACATGGCAGCCATGCTGtttgagaagcagcagcagcagatggagCTGGCTCGGCAGCAACAGGAGCAG GCCTCGGTGCGTTGCACCCCTCCCGTAGCCCCTCGGAGGCGAGCCCAGGCTAATGGCCCTTGGAAGGCTCGGTTAGCCGGCATTTTCCAGCTGCCGTATCATTGCTGTTTCCCCCCCCGACAGAttgccaagcagcagcagcagctcattcaGCAGCAGCACAAGATTAACCTGCTGCAGCAACAGATCCAG caggtCAATATGCCCTATGTGATGATTCCAGCCTTTCCTCCCAGCCACCAGCCTCTCCCTGTGACCTCAGACTCCCAGCTAGCACTTCCCATCCAGCCCATCCCTTGCAAGCCAG TGGAGTACCCCATGCAGTTGCTGCACAGCCCTCCCCCTCCGACACTGAAGAGACCCGCCGGCTCAGGCCACCTCCAGATGCAG gaGTCTTCACAGCCACTGAACCTAACGGCCAAACCCAAAAGCTCTGAGCTCTCCAGTGCCTCCAGCTCACCCAGCTTGAAGATGAGCAGCTGCCGGTCCCTCACTCCTAACCACGGGGTCACGAGAGACCTTCAGTCCAGCCCTCCCAGTCTGCCTCTGG GATTTCTGGGAGAGGGGGACGCCATCACTAAAGCACTCCAGGATGCACGGCAACTCCTGCACTGCCATAGCGGGGTGACTGAGAGCTCTCTGAATAACCCCTACCGGAAG GACCAAATGGGCTTGGATTCCTCGTCCATGAAGGAGCGGATGGAGGAGACGTGCATGCACAGACTGGACGAGTCCATGTTAACCTGCGATGTGGATG GCTCACGACACTTCCCCGAGTCCAGGAACAACAACCACATAAAGCGGCCCATGAATGCTTTCATGGTGTGGGCCAAGGACGAGAGGCGAAAGATTTTGCAGGCCTTCCCGGACATGCACAACTCCAGTATCAGCAAGATCCTGG GATCCCGGTGGAAATCGATGACGAACCAAGAGAAGCAGCCCTATTATGAGGAGCAGGCGCGGCTGAGCCGGCAGCACCTGGAGAAGTATCCCGACTACAAATACAAGCCGCGGCCAAAGCGCACCTGCATTGTGGAGGGGAAGCGGCTGCGCGTGGGCGAGTACAAGGCGCTGATGAGGAACAGACGGCAAGACACCAGGCAGGGCTACTTGATAGC GCCCCAGGGTAGTCAGATGCAAGCCTCTTCATCAGATGTCCTGTACCAGAGGCCGGTGAGCATGCAGCTGGTGCCACCGctggtggagcactgcctgccCCGCAGCATGGACCCCAACATGCCGGTCATTGTCAACACACGCAGCCTCAAGTCGCAAGAGGGTGACGGCGGGGAGGACGGGCACTCGGTGGTGGATGGCGAGATGTACCGGTACAGCGAGGGCGAGGACTCCGAGGGCGAGGACAAGAGCGACGGGGAACTGGTGGTGCTCACAGACTGA
- the SOX13 gene encoding transcription factor SOX-13 isoform X5 has translation MIQSGSERMSMRNPVSPHLELDGAGNMVNCTIKTEEKTDSCHESPQGGPTSSDPHSSDLHGVPLSLRESAEPRTLPQESRSPVSNALDSRRSAFEPAVSSQEKLDFNRNLKEVMPTIEKLLSSDWTERLLGRNTMESKEVKGTQESLAEKELQLLVMINQLSTLRDQLLTAHSEQKNMAAMLFEKQQQQMELARQQQEQIAKQQQQLIQQQHKINLLQQQIQQVNMPYVMIPAFPPSHQPLPVTSDSQLALPIQPIPCKPVEYPMQLLHSPPPPTLKRPAGSGHLQMQESSQPLNLTAKPKSSELSSASSSPSLKMSSCRSLTPNHGVTRDLQSSPPSLPLGFLGEGDAITKALQDARQLLHCHSGVTESSLNNPYRKDQMGLDSSSMKERMEETCMHRLDESMLTCDVDGSRHFPESRNNNHIKRPMNAFMVWAKDERRKILQAFPDMHNSSISKILGSRWKSMTNQEKQPYYEEQARLSRQHLEKYPDYKYKPRPKRTCIVEGKRLRVGEYKALMRNRRQDTRPQGSQMQASSSDVLYQRPVSMQLVPPLVEHCLPRSMDPNMPVIVNTRSLKSQEGDGGEDGHSVVDGEMYRYSEGEDSEGEDKSDGELVVLTD, from the exons GATGTCCATGAGGAACCCTGTTTCTCCCCACCTGGAACTCGATGGAGCTGGGAACATGGTGAACTGCACCATCAAGACGGAAGAGAAGACAGACAGCTGCCATGAGTCCCCCCAAGGAGGACCCACCAGCTCCGATCCCCACTCCAGCGATTTGCACGGAGTGCCGCTGTCACTGAGAGAGAGTGCTGAGCCCCGGACTCTTCCACAG GAATCCCGGTCTCCTGTGAGCAATGCGTTAGATTCCAGGAGGTCTGCATTTGAGCCTGCCGTCAGCAGCCAGGAAAAGTTAGATTTCAACAGAAACTTGAAAGAGG TTATGCCAACCATTGAGAAGTTACTCTCCAGTGACTGGACAGAAAGGCTTCTGGGTAGAAACACCATGGAATCCAAAGAGGTGAAAG GAACCCAGGAGAGCTTAGCGGAGAAGGAGCTGCAGTTGCTTGTCATGATCAACCAGCTCTCCACCTTGCGGGACCAGCTGCTGACGGCCCATTCGGAGCAGAAGAACATGGCAGCCATGCTGtttgagaagcagcagcagcagatggagCTGGCTCGGCAGCAACAGGAGCAG AttgccaagcagcagcagcagctcattcaGCAGCAGCACAAGATTAACCTGCTGCAGCAACAGATCCAG caggtCAATATGCCCTATGTGATGATTCCAGCCTTTCCTCCCAGCCACCAGCCTCTCCCTGTGACCTCAGACTCCCAGCTAGCACTTCCCATCCAGCCCATCCCTTGCAAGCCAG TGGAGTACCCCATGCAGTTGCTGCACAGCCCTCCCCCTCCGACACTGAAGAGACCCGCCGGCTCAGGCCACCTCCAGATGCAG gaGTCTTCACAGCCACTGAACCTAACGGCCAAACCCAAAAGCTCTGAGCTCTCCAGTGCCTCCAGCTCACCCAGCTTGAAGATGAGCAGCTGCCGGTCCCTCACTCCTAACCACGGGGTCACGAGAGACCTTCAGTCCAGCCCTCCCAGTCTGCCTCTGG GATTTCTGGGAGAGGGGGACGCCATCACTAAAGCACTCCAGGATGCACGGCAACTCCTGCACTGCCATAGCGGGGTGACTGAGAGCTCTCTGAATAACCCCTACCGGAAG GACCAAATGGGCTTGGATTCCTCGTCCATGAAGGAGCGGATGGAGGAGACGTGCATGCACAGACTGGACGAGTCCATGTTAACCTGCGATGTGGATG GCTCACGACACTTCCCCGAGTCCAGGAACAACAACCACATAAAGCGGCCCATGAATGCTTTCATGGTGTGGGCCAAGGACGAGAGGCGAAAGATTTTGCAGGCCTTCCCGGACATGCACAACTCCAGTATCAGCAAGATCCTGG GATCCCGGTGGAAATCGATGACGAACCAAGAGAAGCAGCCCTATTATGAGGAGCAGGCGCGGCTGAGCCGGCAGCACCTGGAGAAGTATCCCGACTACAAATACAAGCCGCGGCCAAAGCGCACCTGCATTGTGGAGGGGAAGCGGCTGCGCGTGGGCGAGTACAAGGCGCTGATGAGGAACAGACGGCAAGACACCAG GCCCCAGGGTAGTCAGATGCAAGCCTCTTCATCAGATGTCCTGTACCAGAGGCCGGTGAGCATGCAGCTGGTGCCACCGctggtggagcactgcctgccCCGCAGCATGGACCCCAACATGCCGGTCATTGTCAACACACGCAGCCTCAAGTCGCAAGAGGGTGACGGCGGGGAGGACGGGCACTCGGTGGTGGATGGCGAGATGTACCGGTACAGCGAGGGCGAGGACTCCGAGGGCGAGGACAAGAGCGACGGGGAACTGGTGGTGCTCACAGACTGA
- the SOX13 gene encoding transcription factor SOX-13 isoform X3, with protein sequence MIQSGSERMSMRNPVSPHLELDGAGNMVNCTIKTEEKTDSCHESPQGGPTSSDPHSSDLHGVPLSLRESAEPRTLPQESRSPVSNALDSRRSAFEPAVSSQEKLDFNRNLKEVMPTIEKLLSSDWTERLLGRNTMESKEVKGTQESLAEKELQLLVMINQLSTLRDQLLTAHSEQKNMAAMLFEKQQQQMELARQQQEQIAKQQQQLIQQQHKINLLQQQIQQVNMPYVMIPAFPPSHQPLPVTSDSQLALPIQPIPCKPVEYPMQLLHSPPPPTLKRPAGSGHLQMQESSQPLNLTAKPKSSELSSASSSPSLKMSSCRSLTPNHGVTRDLQSSPPSLPLGFLGEGDAITKALQDARQLLHCHSGVTESSLNNPYRKDQMGLDSSSMKERMEETCMHRLDESMLTCDVDGSRHFPESRNNNHIKRPMNAFMVWAKDERRKILQAFPDMHNSSISKILGSRWKSMTNQEKQPYYEEQARLSRQHLEKYPDYKYKPRPKRTCIVEGKRLRVGEYKALMRNRRQDTRQGYLIAPQGSQMQASSSDVLYQRPVSMQLVPPLVEHCLPRSMDPNMPVIVNTRSLKSQEGDGGEDGHSVVDGEMYRYSEGEDSEGEDKSDGELVVLTD encoded by the exons GATGTCCATGAGGAACCCTGTTTCTCCCCACCTGGAACTCGATGGAGCTGGGAACATGGTGAACTGCACCATCAAGACGGAAGAGAAGACAGACAGCTGCCATGAGTCCCCCCAAGGAGGACCCACCAGCTCCGATCCCCACTCCAGCGATTTGCACGGAGTGCCGCTGTCACTGAGAGAGAGTGCTGAGCCCCGGACTCTTCCACAG GAATCCCGGTCTCCTGTGAGCAATGCGTTAGATTCCAGGAGGTCTGCATTTGAGCCTGCCGTCAGCAGCCAGGAAAAGTTAGATTTCAACAGAAACTTGAAAGAGG TTATGCCAACCATTGAGAAGTTACTCTCCAGTGACTGGACAGAAAGGCTTCTGGGTAGAAACACCATGGAATCCAAAGAGGTGAAAG GAACCCAGGAGAGCTTAGCGGAGAAGGAGCTGCAGTTGCTTGTCATGATCAACCAGCTCTCCACCTTGCGGGACCAGCTGCTGACGGCCCATTCGGAGCAGAAGAACATGGCAGCCATGCTGtttgagaagcagcagcagcagatggagCTGGCTCGGCAGCAACAGGAGCAG AttgccaagcagcagcagcagctcattcaGCAGCAGCACAAGATTAACCTGCTGCAGCAACAGATCCAG caggtCAATATGCCCTATGTGATGATTCCAGCCTTTCCTCCCAGCCACCAGCCTCTCCCTGTGACCTCAGACTCCCAGCTAGCACTTCCCATCCAGCCCATCCCTTGCAAGCCAG TGGAGTACCCCATGCAGTTGCTGCACAGCCCTCCCCCTCCGACACTGAAGAGACCCGCCGGCTCAGGCCACCTCCAGATGCAG gaGTCTTCACAGCCACTGAACCTAACGGCCAAACCCAAAAGCTCTGAGCTCTCCAGTGCCTCCAGCTCACCCAGCTTGAAGATGAGCAGCTGCCGGTCCCTCACTCCTAACCACGGGGTCACGAGAGACCTTCAGTCCAGCCCTCCCAGTCTGCCTCTGG GATTTCTGGGAGAGGGGGACGCCATCACTAAAGCACTCCAGGATGCACGGCAACTCCTGCACTGCCATAGCGGGGTGACTGAGAGCTCTCTGAATAACCCCTACCGGAAG GACCAAATGGGCTTGGATTCCTCGTCCATGAAGGAGCGGATGGAGGAGACGTGCATGCACAGACTGGACGAGTCCATGTTAACCTGCGATGTGGATG GCTCACGACACTTCCCCGAGTCCAGGAACAACAACCACATAAAGCGGCCCATGAATGCTTTCATGGTGTGGGCCAAGGACGAGAGGCGAAAGATTTTGCAGGCCTTCCCGGACATGCACAACTCCAGTATCAGCAAGATCCTGG GATCCCGGTGGAAATCGATGACGAACCAAGAGAAGCAGCCCTATTATGAGGAGCAGGCGCGGCTGAGCCGGCAGCACCTGGAGAAGTATCCCGACTACAAATACAAGCCGCGGCCAAAGCGCACCTGCATTGTGGAGGGGAAGCGGCTGCGCGTGGGCGAGTACAAGGCGCTGATGAGGAACAGACGGCAAGACACCAGGCAGGGCTACTTGATAGC GCCCCAGGGTAGTCAGATGCAAGCCTCTTCATCAGATGTCCTGTACCAGAGGCCGGTGAGCATGCAGCTGGTGCCACCGctggtggagcactgcctgccCCGCAGCATGGACCCCAACATGCCGGTCATTGTCAACACACGCAGCCTCAAGTCGCAAGAGGGTGACGGCGGGGAGGACGGGCACTCGGTGGTGGATGGCGAGATGTACCGGTACAGCGAGGGCGAGGACTCCGAGGGCGAGGACAAGAGCGACGGGGAACTGGTGGTGCTCACAGACTGA